A part of Onthophagus taurus isolate NC chromosome 7, IU_Otau_3.0, whole genome shotgun sequence genomic DNA contains:
- the LOC111416649 gene encoding E3 ubiquitin-protein ligase synoviolin B — MRLIGISLFSIALTASVIANAYYQKKQFYPSVVYITKSNPSMAVMYCQAFILVFLMGKLMRRIFFGELRTSEFEHLMERSWYAITETCLAFTVFRDDFNPKFVALFTLLLFLKSFHWLAEDRVDYMERSPIIGLLFHIRVLSLLFVLGALDFYFIEHAYYSTVTKGASVQLVFGFEYAILMTMALNVAIKYALYSVDLNSETPWENKAVFLLYTELVMGFIKVILYLAFVIIMVRVYTLPLFAFRPMYYTIRNFKKAFNDVRLSRRAIHNMNTLYPDATQEELSAGDNVCIICREEMTTGCKKLPCNHIFHTACLRSWFQRQQTCPTCRLNILGASANADRQRQGQNVQQNQQNLQQNGLPGGLNGFAFGANGFLAPNVFNIFANVRNPQQQQQQGNQGAQNNNLPNNGNNNNNQVPTNTPPTPGPPPPFQMPPFPFMNPFMTPPPIPPQNLASLTREQLQQLEGNERANVEARIQWLRNINVMLDAAVIMLQQYSAAAAVSMAVPNVTTTTEPTTTSASSNSSIPQQPTASTSSEGENAASSIVDSTATAAGDSNISKSDPIPGSSTSDAATAAEEEIRRKRLQKFEQQTSQD; from the exons atgagaCTGATCGGGATTTCGTTGTTTAGCATCGCACTTACTGCCTCTGTGATTGCGAACGCCTATTATCAAAAGAAACAGTTTTACCCTTCGGTTGTGTATATTACCAAATCTAATCCTAGTATGGCT GTTATGTACTGTCAAGCTTTCATTTTGGTGTTTTTAATGGGTAAATTAATGAGAAGAATTTTCTTTGGGGAATTGAGAACATCAGAATTTGaa caTTTAATGGAAAGGTCTTGGTATGCAATAACAGAAACCTGTTTGGCATTTACTGTGTTTCGTGACgattttaatccaaaatttgttgctttatttactctattattgtttttaaaatcattccaTTGGTTAGCAGAAGATCGAGTGGATTAT atGGAACGTAGTCCTATAATCGGTTTGCTTTTCCACATACGTGTTTTATCGTTACTATTTGTTTTGGGAGccttagatttttattttattgaacatGCTTATTACTCAACAGTAACAAAAGGAGCATCTGTTCAATTGGTTTTTGGTTTTGAGTATGCCATATTAATGACAATGGCTTTAAATGTTGCCATTAAATATGCACTATATTCCGTTGATTTAAATAGCGAAACCCCATGGGAAAACAAAGCAGTTTTCCTTTTATACACCGAACTGGTTATGGgttttataaaagtaattttatacttagctTTTGTAATAATCATGGTTCGCGTTTATACTTTACCATTATTTGCGTTTAGACCAATgtattacacaataagaaactttaaaaaggCTTTTAATGATGTCCGATTATCAAGAAGGGCTATTCACAATATGAACACTCTTTATCCAGACGCTACCCAAGAAGAATTATCTGCTGGCGATAACGTTTgtataatttgtagagaagaAATGACCACTGGATGTAAAAAATTACCATGCAATCATATTTTTCACACTGCCTGCCTTCGTTCATGGTTCCAAAGACAACAAACATGTCCTACTTGCCGTTTAAATATCTTAGGGGCCTCTGCAAACGCTGATAGACAAAGGCAAGGTCAAAATGTACAACAGAATCAACAAAACTTACAACAAAACGGTTTGCCTGGCGGATTAAATGGTTTCGCTTTTGGAGCGAATGGATTTTTGGCTCCAaatgttttcaatatttttgcaaatGTTAGAAAtccacaacaacaacaacaacaaggAAATCAAGGAGCGCAGAACAATAATTTGCCAAATAACggaaataataacaacaatcaAGTTCCCACGAATACCCCGCCAACACCTGGGCCACCACCCCCATTTCAAATGCCACCTTTTCCATTTATGAACCCATTCATGACTCCTCCACCAATTCCACCCCAAAATTTGGCTTCATTAACTAGGGAACAACTGCAACAACTAGAAGGAAATGAAAGGGCTAATGTTGAAGCTAGGATACAGTGGCTTAGGAATATCAAC gttatgttagatGCAGCAGTAATAATGCTTCAACAATACAGCGCAGCTGCAGCTGTCTCAATGGCAGTTCCAAATGTAACCACAACAACAGAACCTACAACTACTTCTGCAAGTTCGAATAGCTCGATTCCACAGCAGCCAACAGCATCAACATCGTCTGAAGGTGAAAATGCTGCTTCTTCTATAGTAGATTCAACGGCGACTGCAGCAGGTGACAGCAACATTAGTAAAAGCGATCCTATTCCCGGATCATCAACAAGTGATGCGGCGACAGCAGCAGAAGAAGAAATACGCAGGAAAAGGCTGCAAAAATTCGAACAGCAAACGAGTCAGGACTAA
- the LOC111416653 gene encoding N-terminal kinase-like protein encodes MWSFFSRDPSKDFNFEIGEQVDGIQEKSVWTLHKGKKKGTSEEVSVFVFDIKNSSEVSLDIAKAAVKRLKTLRHPSVLTYLDSFESDKVLYLATEYVEPLSYHIEKLSLDGAQKELYIAWGIFQITRALSFLNNDGSLRHNNVNIWSVFVNGSGEWKLGGVEYVSSTQDNNMIPIKILPSLEIYDPPEKNDPTKSRQMTKCSSDMWGLGCLIWEVFNGPLYQQSTLKMLDKIPKQLGPLYCELVGANPSSRPNPADIITRCRKMNGYFKNDLVDTLLFLEEIQIKDKNEKNRFFSNLTPHLDNFPDSVCKHKILPQLITAFEYGDAGSAVLAPMFKLGRLLDENEYQKKIVPCVVKLFGSNDRATRSRLLQQLEFFIGHLQASTVNDQIFPQVAHGFMDTNPTIREQTVKSVIHLAPKLNYNNLNVEVLRHFARLQAKDDQGGIRTNTTVCLGKIAQHLHPQIRQKVLISAFIRAMRDPFPPARNAGILALAATQQYYLLNEVSTRILPALCQLTMDPEKSVRDSVFRTIKGFLGKLEKVSEDPSLRESMEADVNTATPSLGNAAATWAGWAVTAVTAKFYRSQSDTDRRSHPIVSKILNKPASLEQPSSSSISTTTSSVTSMTSLEHEDGSRGNDSVSDYDYDQWGDNDNWGDMETGGQMASSSGSGGICASSDPTSPPSASNTNRVTDGWDNEEWGSLEEELVSNEPDSELTSPGDGWNREEVIDQKNHSPTWGGEAQGMTNRKLQSWNDTEFEPLEETPGANNKLEEARKKREERKLMRQKELEARRASRGSTGGPMKLGAKKM; translated from the exons ATGTGGTCGTTCTTTTCGAGAGACCCGTCGAAAGATTTCAACTTTGAAATCGGCGAACAGGTCGACGGGATCCAAGAAAAGAGTGTTTGGACATTGCATAAGGGTAAAAAGAAG gGTACTTCCGAAGAAGTTTCTGtatttgtttttgatattaaaaatagttcaGAAGTGTCACTTGATATTGCCAAAGCAGCAGTGAAGAGATTAAAAACATTGCGCCATCCTAGTGTGTTAACTTACTTAGATAGTTTCGAGTCTGATAAGGTCTTGTATCTTGCTACTGAATATGTTGAACCTTTGTCATATCATATAGAAAAATTGTCTTTGGATGGAGCTCAGAAAGAACTCTATATTGCTTGGGGAATTTTCCAAATAACT AGagctttatcttttttaaataatgatggTAGTTTAAGACATAATAACGTTAATATTTGGTCAGTTTTTGTTAATGGTTCGGGAGAATGGAAATTGGGGGGTGTTGAATACGTTAGTAGTACTCAAGATAATAATATGATACCTATTAAGATACTACCTTCTTTGGAGATATATGATCCGCCTGAGAAAAATGATCCAACAAAATCAAGGCAAATGACTAAGTGTTCTAGTGATATGTGGGGTTTAGGTTGTTTAATATGGGAAGTGTTTAATGGTCCTTTATATCAACAATCAACTCTTAAAATGTTAGATAAA ATACCTAAACAATTAGGGCCACTATATTGTGAATTAGTAGGTGCTAATCCATCTTCTAGACCAAATCCAGCCGATATAATCACAAGGTGTCGCAAAATGAAtggttatttcaaaaatgactTAGTAGACACTTTACTATTTCTGGaagaaattcaaattaaagataaaaatgagaaaaatcgttttttctcCAACTTAACACCACATTTAGATAACTTTCCCGATAGCGTTTGTAAACACAAAATACTTCCTCAATTAATAACAGCTTTCGAATATGGAGATGCTGGTTCTGCTGTTTTAGCTCCAATGTTTAAACTGGGGCGTCTGCTTGACGAAAATGAGtatcaaaagaaaattgtaccatgtgttgttaaattatttgGAAGCAACGATCGTGCCACGCGATCAAGATTACTTCAACAATTGGAATTTTTTATTGGCCATCTTCAAGCTAGCACTGTCAATGATCAGATATTCCCGCAAGTTGCTCACGGGTTTATGGATACAAATCCCACGATCCGTGAACAGACTGTTAAA TCTGTGATACATTTAGCACCTAAgttaaattataacaatttaaatgtcGAAGTTTTAAGGCATTTCGCCCGATTACAAGCTAAAGATGATCAAGGTGGGATTCGGACAAATACTACCGTCTGTTTGGGGAAAATTGCTCAACATTTACATCCTCAGATACGACAAAAAGTTCTAATATCAGCTTTTATTAGAGCTATGAGGGATCCTTTTCCACCGGCGAGAAATGCAG GTATTTTAGCTTTAGCTGCAACCCAACAATATTATCTATTAAATGAGGTCTCAACAAGAATATTACCCGCTTTATGCCAACTTACAATGGACCCAGAAAAATCGGTTAGAGATTCAGTGTTTCGTACAATTAAAGGGTTTTTGGGTAAATTAGAAAAGGTATCTGAGGATCCAAGTTTAAGGGAAAGTATGG AAGCAGATGTTAACACAGCAACTCCAAGCCTAGGAAACGCAGCGGCAACTTGGGCGGGATGGGCCGTAACGGCGGTTACTGCCAAATTCTACAGAAGCCAATCGGATACGGACAGAAGGTCACATCCAATTGTTAGCAAAATATTGAATAAACCCGCTTCCTTAG aacaACCTTCCAGTAGTAGTATTTCAACAACAACATCCAGCGTAACCTCAATGACTTCCTTAGAACATGAAGATGGTAGCAGAGGAAATGATTCAGTATCAGACTATGATTACGATCAATGGGGTGATAATGATAATTGGGGAGACATGGAG ACTGGTGGACAAATGGCTAGTAGCAGTGGTAGTGGTGGAATTTGCGCTTCAAGTGATCCAACAAGTCCGCCTTCAGCATCAAATACAAATCGTGTAACGGACGGTTGGGATAACGAAGAATGGGGTAGTTTAGAAGAAGAACTCGTGAGTAACGAACCAGATTCCGAATTAACATCACCCGGTGACGGATGGAACCGCGAAGAAGTTATTGaccaaaaaaatcattctccAACATGGGGTGGGGAAGCACAAGGAATGACAAACCGAAAATTACAAAGCTGGAACGATACCGAATTTGAACCGCTCGAAGAAACTCCTGGAGCTAATAACAAATTGGAAGAAGCAAGGAAAAAACGAGAAGAAAGGAAATTAATGAGACAAAAAGAATTGGAAGCGAGAAGGGCGAGTAGAGGATCTACGGGTGGACCAATGAAATTGGGGGCAAAAAAGATGtga
- the LOC111416651 gene encoding rho GTPase-activating protein gacN-like isoform X2, giving the protein MMFLNDVHKKDEIKNLAVQDLRGLGIKFRVKKPSRQNIQKTKSRKVFKVPLQTLPMKTVTLVSGQQLVVPKILDEMCSFLLTKVKTEGLFRKGGSKSRQNEIKLSLDAGCYLSDDHHEIDVASVLKTFFRELPDPLIPITFQDTLLHCIILSQSNLHAILLVCLLLPSEHLNILAYLMQFLYQITEFSNYNKMDAYNLAVVIGPTLLPVEEKVAPSATHRINKFCEVLKLLIENANQIGFVPEDIIERIALSCSSASLTDEDGAIVALKKKKKRRSGSLTRMLNGLKKIVTSKSGEGGGSQEGNGSREVVATPDLLVTPLLTRSAKKRKFDGAGFSMRKKKDLITKLPQSSTLATPFNPKTKEKDKKWLLKSKSKSIKTNEESVSISSRLSALGTKTMLERRWSQLSHVADFRKNKKRNSYGGSSQSNSDISKEIVQSTNLDHLNEIKEIANLREESDYVKIPRMEYEEIKSRVSEIERRISIELESNDKFPEEMITKNIDNIDTVKNVQCVYEHTLEQLQPMSPTADQLAKRLSRELKIRRSTEQKVIRSPSARKIGTLRRRSRDSDRQKLIRNKTWHISSTHNSPISNTNQLNHPIIQKEIQLPITPVLSNPLTPKSLDSNRYSLRSLSFNGSSSPSITKPKKRLSDNWKSSKEFFENSQQSSLSSSSNFDASERCRASLIRLRNQNAGMVLAKARLFDDLVDTDLSNPNINNSNPIPNSVKCTPNLIPRVQTNKLGAIRQVDRQSNRIRALKAEENTRRLKKNTISPRKRMTKSPKRLQRLRNDQVAVVIDEGVYGKTRGSPLRDMNFRDVKDSSLTPRAAVPHIKRPFNVKSPKRLNRGMLLQPEKNTPLKVIATIREKY; this is encoded by the exons ATGATGTTTTTAAACGATGTACACAAAAAGGACGAGATTAAAAATCTTGCTGTGCAAGATTTACGTGGTTTGGGGATAAAATTTCGCGTTAAAAAACCATCTCGACAGAATATACAG AAAACGAAGTCAAGAAAAGTGTTCAAAGTGCCTTTACAAACGCTACCGATGAAGACAGTTACTTTGGTTAGCGGCCAGCAATTGGTGGtaccaaaaattttagatGAAATGTGTTCCTTTTTATTGACAAAAGTTAAGACTGAGGGTTTATTTAGGAAAGGGGGTTCAAAGTCACGACAAAACGAAATAAAG TTATCATTAGATGCTGGATGTTATTTAAGTGACGATCATCATGAAATTGACGTAGCGAGTGTTCTAAAAACTTTCTTTCGTGAACTACCCGATCCTTTAATTCCTATTACATTTCAAGACACATTATTACATTGCATTATTTTATCTCAATCTAACTTACATGCCATACTTTTAGTTTGTCTTTTATTACCTTCCGAACATCTTAACATTCTAGCTTATCTGATGCag tttttatatcaaataacCGAATTTTCAAACTATAACAAAATGGACGCTTATAATTTAGCCGTTGTTATTGGCCCCACATTACTTCCtgttgaagaaaaagttgCACCAAGTGCTACTCATCGCATAAATAAGTTTTGTGAAGTtttaaag TTGCTAATTGAAAATGCAAATCAAATTGGTTTTGTTCCTGAGGATATAATTGAAAGGATTGCATTATCTTGTTCATCCGCGTCTTTAACAGATGAAGATGGTGCAATTGTAGCattgaagaaaaagaagaaaagaagaagTGGATCGTTAACAAGAATGTTGAATGGTTTAAAGAAGATTGTGACAAGTAAGTCGGGAGAAGGTGGAGGTAGCCAAGAAGGAAATGGTAGTCGGGAGGTTGTAGCAACTCCAGATTTATTAGTGACACCGTTATTGACTCGATCCGCAAAAAAGAGGAAGTTTGATGGAGCTGGTTTCTCTATGCGAAAAAA gaagGACTTGATTACGAAACTTCCGCAAAGTTCAACTTTAGCAACACCATTTAATCCAAA AACAAAAGAAAAGGACAAAAAATGGTTATTGAAATCCAAAAGTAAATCGATCAAAACAAACGAGGAATCTGTATCAATATCATCACGTTTAAGTGCTTTAGGAACAAAAACGATGTTAGAAAGGCGTTGGTCCCAATTAAGTCATGTAGCCGATTtcaggaaaaataaaaaacgaaattcataTGGTGGATCTTCACAATCAAATTCCGATATCTCCAAAGAAATTGTTCAATCGACAAATCTAGATCATCtcaatgaaattaaagaaatcgcTAATTTACGGGAAGAATCAGATTATGTAAAAATTCCAAGGATGGAATACGAAGAGATAAAAAGTAGAGTATCAGAAATTGAAAGAAGGATATCAATTGAATTAGAAAGTAATGATAAATTTCCTGAAGAAATGATTactaaaaatattgacaatatCGATACAGTTAAAAATGTTCAGTGCGTTTATGAGCACACCTTGGAACAATTACAACCAATGAGTCCAACTGCAGATCAATTAGCTAAAAGATTAAgtagagaattaaaaataCGGAGGTCAACcgaacaaaaagttattagATCGCCCAGCGCAAGAAAAATTGGTACATTAAGGCGAAGATCTCGAGATTCCGATCGACAAAAATTGATTAGAAACAAAACTTGGCACATTTCAAGCACTCACAACAGTCCGATAAGTAACACAAATCAATTAAATCATCCAATCATCCAAAAAGAAATTCAATTACCTATAACTCCAGTTTTAAGCAATCCGCTAACACCAAAATCCTTAGATTCGAATCGTTACTCATTAAGATCGTTATCTTTTAATGGAAGTTCATCACCGTCTATAACAAAACCTAAAAAGCGTTTAAGCGATAATTGGAAATCaagtaaagaattttttgaaaactcaCAACAGTCTAGtttatcatcttcatcaaattttgatgCAAGTGAAAGGTGCCGGGCTTCTTTGATTCGTTTAAGAAATCAAAATGCGGGGATGGTTTTGGCTAAAGCTCGCCTGTTTGACGATCTCGTTGATACTGATTTATCGAATcctaatataaataattccaaTCCAATCCCAAATTCTGTGAAATGTACCCCCAATTTAATTCCAAGAGTGCAAACAAATAAATTGGGTGCGATTAGACAGGTGGATCGGCAATCGAATCGAATTAGAGCTTTAAAAGCCGAAGAAAATACAAGAAGGCTaaagaaaaatacaattaGTCCGAGAAAACGGATGACAAAAAGTCCAAAAAGGCTTCAACGTTTAAGAAACGATCAAGTTGCAGTGGTGATCGATGAAG GGGTTTATGGAAAAACGAGGGGGTCTCCATTAAGGGATATGAATTTTAGGGATGTTAAGGATTCGAGTTTAACTCCGAGAGCTGCAGTACCGCATATTAAGAGACcatttaatgttaaatcaCCAAAAAGACTGAATAGGGGGATGTTATTGCAACCAGAGAAAAACACACCTTTAAAAGTTATTGCtacgattcgtgaaaaatactaa
- the LOC111416651 gene encoding rho GTPase-activating protein gacN-like isoform X1 gives MMFLNDVHKKDEIKNLAVQDLRGLGIKFRVKKPSRQNIQKTKSRKVFKVPLQTLPMKTVTLVSGQQLVVPKILDEMCSFLLTKVKTEGLFRKGGSKSRQNEIKLSLDAGCYLSDDHHEIDVASVLKTFFRELPDPLIPITFQDTLLHCIILSQSNLHAILLVCLLLPSEHLNILAYLMQFLYQITEFSNYNKMDAYNLAVVIGPTLLPVEEKVAPSATHRINKFCEVLKLLIENANQIGFVPEDIIERIALSCSSASLTDEDGAIVALKKKKKRRSGSLTRMLNGLKKIVTSKSGEGGGSQEGNGSREVVATPDLLVTPLLTRSAKKRKFDGAGFSMRKKKDLITKLPQSSTLATPFNPKTKEKDKKWLLKSKSKSIKTNEESVSISSRLSALGTKTMLERRWSQLSHVADFRKNKKRNSYGGSSQSNSDISKEIVQSTNLDHLNEIKEIANLREESDYVKIPRMEYEEIKSRVSEIERRISIELESNDKFPEEMITKNIDNIDTVKNVQCVYEHTLEQLQPMSPTADQLAKRLSRELKIRRSTEQKVIRSPSARKIGTLRRRSRDSDRQKLIRNKTWHISSTHNSPISNTNQLNHPIIQKEIQLPITPVLSNPLTPKSLDSNRYSLRSLSFNGSSSPSITKPKKRLSDNWKSSKEFFENSQQSSLSSSSNFDASERCRASLIRLRNQNAGMVLAKARLFDDLVDTDLSNPNINNSNPIPNSVKCTPNLIPRVQTNKLGAIRQVDRQSNRIRALKAEENTRRLKKNTISPRKRMTKSPKRLQRLRNDQVAVVIDEGKVVNKENDLKDGCVLGVYGKTRGSPLRDMNFRDVKDSSLTPRAAVPHIKRPFNVKSPKRLNRGMLLQPEKNTPLKVIATIREKY, from the exons ATGATGTTTTTAAACGATGTACACAAAAAGGACGAGATTAAAAATCTTGCTGTGCAAGATTTACGTGGTTTGGGGATAAAATTTCGCGTTAAAAAACCATCTCGACAGAATATACAG AAAACGAAGTCAAGAAAAGTGTTCAAAGTGCCTTTACAAACGCTACCGATGAAGACAGTTACTTTGGTTAGCGGCCAGCAATTGGTGGtaccaaaaattttagatGAAATGTGTTCCTTTTTATTGACAAAAGTTAAGACTGAGGGTTTATTTAGGAAAGGGGGTTCAAAGTCACGACAAAACGAAATAAAG TTATCATTAGATGCTGGATGTTATTTAAGTGACGATCATCATGAAATTGACGTAGCGAGTGTTCTAAAAACTTTCTTTCGTGAACTACCCGATCCTTTAATTCCTATTACATTTCAAGACACATTATTACATTGCATTATTTTATCTCAATCTAACTTACATGCCATACTTTTAGTTTGTCTTTTATTACCTTCCGAACATCTTAACATTCTAGCTTATCTGATGCag tttttatatcaaataacCGAATTTTCAAACTATAACAAAATGGACGCTTATAATTTAGCCGTTGTTATTGGCCCCACATTACTTCCtgttgaagaaaaagttgCACCAAGTGCTACTCATCGCATAAATAAGTTTTGTGAAGTtttaaag TTGCTAATTGAAAATGCAAATCAAATTGGTTTTGTTCCTGAGGATATAATTGAAAGGATTGCATTATCTTGTTCATCCGCGTCTTTAACAGATGAAGATGGTGCAATTGTAGCattgaagaaaaagaagaaaagaagaagTGGATCGTTAACAAGAATGTTGAATGGTTTAAAGAAGATTGTGACAAGTAAGTCGGGAGAAGGTGGAGGTAGCCAAGAAGGAAATGGTAGTCGGGAGGTTGTAGCAACTCCAGATTTATTAGTGACACCGTTATTGACTCGATCCGCAAAAAAGAGGAAGTTTGATGGAGCTGGTTTCTCTATGCGAAAAAA gaagGACTTGATTACGAAACTTCCGCAAAGTTCAACTTTAGCAACACCATTTAATCCAAA AACAAAAGAAAAGGACAAAAAATGGTTATTGAAATCCAAAAGTAAATCGATCAAAACAAACGAGGAATCTGTATCAATATCATCACGTTTAAGTGCTTTAGGAACAAAAACGATGTTAGAAAGGCGTTGGTCCCAATTAAGTCATGTAGCCGATTtcaggaaaaataaaaaacgaaattcataTGGTGGATCTTCACAATCAAATTCCGATATCTCCAAAGAAATTGTTCAATCGACAAATCTAGATCATCtcaatgaaattaaagaaatcgcTAATTTACGGGAAGAATCAGATTATGTAAAAATTCCAAGGATGGAATACGAAGAGATAAAAAGTAGAGTATCAGAAATTGAAAGAAGGATATCAATTGAATTAGAAAGTAATGATAAATTTCCTGAAGAAATGATTactaaaaatattgacaatatCGATACAGTTAAAAATGTTCAGTGCGTTTATGAGCACACCTTGGAACAATTACAACCAATGAGTCCAACTGCAGATCAATTAGCTAAAAGATTAAgtagagaattaaaaataCGGAGGTCAACcgaacaaaaagttattagATCGCCCAGCGCAAGAAAAATTGGTACATTAAGGCGAAGATCTCGAGATTCCGATCGACAAAAATTGATTAGAAACAAAACTTGGCACATTTCAAGCACTCACAACAGTCCGATAAGTAACACAAATCAATTAAATCATCCAATCATCCAAAAAGAAATTCAATTACCTATAACTCCAGTTTTAAGCAATCCGCTAACACCAAAATCCTTAGATTCGAATCGTTACTCATTAAGATCGTTATCTTTTAATGGAAGTTCATCACCGTCTATAACAAAACCTAAAAAGCGTTTAAGCGATAATTGGAAATCaagtaaagaattttttgaaaactcaCAACAGTCTAGtttatcatcttcatcaaattttgatgCAAGTGAAAGGTGCCGGGCTTCTTTGATTCGTTTAAGAAATCAAAATGCGGGGATGGTTTTGGCTAAAGCTCGCCTGTTTGACGATCTCGTTGATACTGATTTATCGAATcctaatataaataattccaaTCCAATCCCAAATTCTGTGAAATGTACCCCCAATTTAATTCCAAGAGTGCAAACAAATAAATTGGGTGCGATTAGACAGGTGGATCGGCAATCGAATCGAATTAGAGCTTTAAAAGCCGAAGAAAATACAAGAAGGCTaaagaaaaatacaattaGTCCGAGAAAACGGATGACAAAAAGTCCAAAAAGGCTTCAACGTTTAAGAAACGATCAAGTTGCAGTGGTGATCGATGAAGGTAAAGTGGTAAATAAGGAAAACGACTTAAAGGACGGTTGTGTTTTAGGGGTTTATGGAAAAACGAGGGGGTCTCCATTAAGGGATATGAATTTTAGGGATGTTAAGGATTCGAGTTTAACTCCGAGAGCTGCAGTACCGCATATTAAGAGACcatttaatgttaaatcaCCAAAAAGACTGAATAGGGGGATGTTATTGCAACCAGAGAAAAACACACCTTTAAAAGTTATTGCtacgattcgtgaaaaatactaa